From Apis cerana isolate GH-2021 linkage group LG10, AcerK_1.0, whole genome shotgun sequence, one genomic window encodes:
- the LOC108002216 gene encoding uncharacterized protein LOC108002216: MHLKQDFNAIKQNNQNMKNDKEVQNEIDTYTIKKTKNNNQLLINSIKFTETKNFLAINKRNVKNIEKVNQCKSINHKLENKIKSNCSIKESKYCKSDEKCSATSISELKNLIQKMSIKSNDCTLINKCNIKCPLHENAISQCTSDQKIIIGTIIDNFNRNNISEEIIKSLKIYHTYLNIDFTKKLFIQKHQKILHIFLIEFNKMNEIVKKKSVHKNISSIFSESITLFESLFSKNIKVFNLKDIRAMYAKLNSAWKMYEVKKFNNKYILKNESYKELSVISNVTQYMSNGIWNLFYNSNFEGMSEICCIRYTNKDQLLLFFDIMQKFQYIQYYNDLIKIIIEDILPNMKIFFDYTQLEYVKIYKMIFILYQGLDPKIPILVRINK, translated from the exons ATGCATTTAAAACAAGATTTTAAtgctataaaacaaaataatcaaaatatgaaaaatgataaagaagtACAAAATGAGATAGatacatatacaattaaaaaaacaaagaataataatcaattattaataaactcaataaaatttacagaaactaaaaattttcttgcaataaataaaagaaatgttaaaaatattgaaaaagttaATCAATGCAAAAgcattaatcataaattggaaaataaaattaaatctaattgttCCATAAAAGAG tcaaaatattgtaaatctgATGAAAAATGTTCTGCAACATCAATTagtgaattgaaaaatctaataCAAAAAATGTCAATTAAATCTAATGATTGTACACTGATTAACAAGTGTAATATAAAGTGTCCATTACATGAAAATGCAATTTCTCAATGTACTTCTGaccagaaaataataattggtaCTATTATAGATaactttaatagaaataatatttcagaagaaataattaaatcattaaaaatttaccatacttatttaaatattgattttacaaaaaaattatttattcaaaaacatcagaaaatattacatatatttttgatagaatttaataaaatg aatgaaattgtaaaaaaaaaatcagtacataaaaatatttcatctatatTCTCCGAATCAATAACTTTATTTGaatctcttttttctaaaaatattaaagtatttaatttaaaagatattagagCAAtgtatgcaaaattaaattctgcATGGAAAATGTACgaagtgaaaaaatttaataataaatatattttaaaaaatgaatcatacAAAGAATTATCTGTTATTTCTAATGTGACACAATATATGTCAAATggaatttggaatttattttataatagcaaTTTTGAAG gaatgtCAGAAATATGTTGTATACGTTATACaaataaagatcaattattattattctttgatataatgcaaaaatttcaatatatacaatattataatgatttaattaaaattattatagaagatATACTTCCTAACATGAAGATCTTCTTTGATTATACACAATTGgaatatgtgaaaatttataaaatgatttttattctctatcaAGGTTTAGATCCAAAAATTCCTATTTtagtaagaattaataaataa